The Anaerobacillus sp. CMMVII genomic interval GAGCGTTGGATCTAGCGATTTCTGAACAAGGTGCCTTTTTCGAGGTTTTGCCAACAGAGGCCGGTGGAGAGCGACGTTTTTCTAGAGACGGTGCGTTTTACTTAACTCCAAATGCTACTAATAACGACGAGTTATTCCTTGTTACTGGAGATGGCGATTATGTTATGTCCTCAACTGGTGGACGGATTACGATTCCGGCTAATTACAAGTCGATACTTGTGACGGACAATGGTAGAATTGATGTTTTTTTACATGATGATACTCAGCTAAACGTGGGGCAATTGCAGCTAGTAAAAATTACGAAACCGCAGTTACTTCAAAATAATGGTGATAATTTCTTTTCTTTTCCGAACCTTGATGACTTAGGTTTAACCTTCGCTGATGTGTTTGGTATTGTAGGAAATGGTGGTATTATTCAAGGAACTTTAGAAAGTTCCAACGTTGACCTTGGTAAAGAGCTAAGTGAATTAATTCTTGCACAACGTGCGTATCAATTTAATACACGGTCCATTTCTATGGCTGACCAAATGATGGGATTAGTAAATAATATTAGAGGATAGATATACAAAGTAACCAAAGCAAGTTATGCTTAAGGTGACAATGTATTGTAGCTCGAAAATCTCTATTGAAAAGGTGTATCAAATGACGAAAGAAAACGATAATCAACCTACTGAACAAAAAAATAGACAAGAAGTGAGAGCTCAGAAGGAAGCGAAGAAAAAGCGTAAAAAACGTAAACCAATTCGTTTAATTCCGATCTGGGTTCGCCTCATCATTGTGCTTCTAATTTTTGCTGCAAGTCTTGTGCTTGGGGCGATGTTTGGCTACGGTATTGTTGGCGATGGAGAACCAAAGGATGTTCTTGGTAAAGGTCCTTGGTTAAAAATTCATGAGATCATCTATAAAGATGGAAAGTAAAAAGCTGTGAAAACAAATTTGTTTCACAGTTTTTTTTACAATTTAAGGAAGTGTAAACGTCTAGCTCCAGTGCGCCTAGACCCTCGAGAATAGTGAAAGATCACACTTTTTTTCTCGAAGAACATTTTCTTGTCGGGGCTTAAATGGGCGGCGCTTGCGTTTTCTTATCGCAACTTGTGGAAGGTGTGAAACTTACAAAAATATGATACAATCCTATTATGAGATCTGTTATTAATAGGAGGTACTAAAATGTTAGATATTCAACAAATTAAAGAAATCATTCCTCACCGTTACCCATTTTTATTAGTTGATCGTATTATTGAACTTGATGAAGGTACGCGTGCGGTGGGTATTAAGAATGTAACAGCTAATGAAGAGTTTTTTAATGGTCATTTCCCAGATTACCCAGTAATGCCGGGAGTCCTCATTATCGAAGCACTTGCACAGGTAGGTGCCGTAGCGATGCTAATCAAGGAAGAAAACCGTGGTCGCTTAGCCTTTTTTGCGGGGATTGATGGTTGTCGCTTCAAAGGTCAAGTCAAACCAGGTGATCAACTTCGCCTTGAAGTGGAGATCACGCGTTTACGAGGCTCAATTGGCAAAGGAAAAGGTACAGCTTATGTAGATGGAAAAGTTGTAGCTGAAACTGAGCTTATGTTTGCATTAGGTGAAAAGCAATAGTTAGGAAACATTGTGGCTTTCAAGCTTCGAATGTGCATTACTAGCTATTTTTAAAAAACTGATATCCTCGCTTCAGCGAAGGTATCAGTTTTTTATGTACTTTACACATCGACCTCTAAGTATGTTTGTTCTCCGGCAGTAATTTTTGCCTGACCATTTGTTAGGTTCATCATCCACTCGATAAACACCTCTTCTTCACCGCTCGCTACATAGGTTTGAAGTTCGACTTGATCGAGATAATTAATTTCTTTAAGGAGATAATGTGAACCGCGAATTTCATTTT includes:
- a CDS encoding DNA-directed RNA polymerase subunit beta, with translation MTKENDNQPTEQKNRQEVRAQKEAKKKRKKRKPIRLIPIWVRLIIVLLIFAASLVLGAMFGYGIVGDGEPKDVLGKGPWLKIHEIIYKDGK
- a CDS encoding flagellar hook-basal body protein encodes the protein MNQSMITASVTMGQLQKKLDTISNNVANVNTTGYKRRDVQFQDLLFQQLNNQVVGTQETGRNTPLGIRIGSGARVSQTNVRMEQGALMQTGRALDLAISEQGAFFEVLPTEAGGERRFSRDGAFYLTPNATNNDELFLVTGDGDYVMSSTGGRITIPANYKSILVTDNGRIDVFLHDDTQLNVGQLQLVKITKPQLLQNNGDNFFSFPNLDDLGLTFADVFGIVGNGGIIQGTLESSNVDLGKELSELILAQRAYQFNTRSISMADQMMGLVNNIRG
- the fabZ gene encoding 3-hydroxyacyl-ACP dehydratase FabZ — encoded protein: MLDIQQIKEIIPHRYPFLLVDRIIELDEGTRAVGIKNVTANEEFFNGHFPDYPVMPGVLIIEALAQVGAVAMLIKEENRGRLAFFAGIDGCRFKGQVKPGDQLRLEVEITRLRGSIGKGKGTAYVDGKVVAETELMFALGEKQ